TGCCGACATTCCCGGTTGTGGTGACGAAGAGTTCACCGATGGGTGCCGCCTCCCTGATCGTCATCACATCAAAACCGTCGAAGTGCGCCTGGAGGGCACGGCGGGGATCGATCTCGGTGACGATGACCCGTGCACCGAGTGCCCGTGCCTTCGTTGCAAGACCCCGGCCGCAGTACCCGTATCCGGCGACGACGAGATGTTTTCCTGCGATCAGGTTGTTGGTCGTTGCCATAATGGCAGTGAGCGCACTCTCGCCGGTGCCGTGGACATTGTCGAAGAAGTGCTTCATCGGGGTGTCGTTGACGGCAACCACCGGGAATTCGAGCTTTCCTTCTCCCGCCATCGACTTCAGCCGGTGGATCCCGGTCGTCGTCTCTTCACAGCCTCCGAGGACCCCGGGGAGGATGTCACGCCTGCCTGTATGGATATGGTGGATGAGATCCATCCCGTCATCGATGGTGATCGACGGTCGGGCATCAAGGACCTTGTCGATTGCGGCATAATACTCTTCATGTGAGCAGGCACGCTTCGCATAACAATGAATGTTCCCATCATTGAGTGCCTCTGCCACATCGTCCTGGGTCGAGAGCGGGTTGCAGCCGGTGATATGCACCTCTGCACCTCCTGCTGCAAGTGTCCGGGTGAGGACCGCGGTCTTCGCCTCGACATGGAGTGCCATCCCGATGACGATCCCTTTCAATGGCTGTTCTCTGATAAAACGCTCCCGGATCTCCCTGAGAACCGGCATATACTGTTCCGCCCAGCGGATCTTTTCTTCACCTGTATGCATTGTTTATCCCTGTCTGTATGAACTTCTCTTTATTCTGTTATCTTCCTTCTCTTTTCCTGTGGGAACTGCTTTTTGATTATTCCTTCCGGAGACGGGCAACGAAGAGTGCCCAGCCGATCTTCTTCTCATAGCCCTTCTCGACCCAGAACCGGAGTCCCTCAAGGGCAGCGTCGATGATCCCAGCGGGAGCCCCTTTCTCGTTGATGAGTGTATCCCGTTTCCTCTCCACGATATCATGGACCTCCTGGTAGGATCGGGCCAGGTTGCCGCTCCCCAGATCCTGGATCTCAAGGATCTCAAAGCCTGCTTCTCTCAGCTTCTCTTTATAAAGGTCGTGTGTGGCAATATTCGATGTCCTCACCCTGGCATAGACCCGTTCAGCCTCTTCACGGCTGAGGGTCTCCATCTCAAGGATGTCAGAGAAGACGAAGGTACCACCCGGTTTCAGGACACGTGCACACTCCCTGACGAGCTTTCCCTTATCCGGGCTGTGGAGCATCGCATCCTGGCTGACCAGGATATCAAACTCATCATCTGCGAAAGGCATGTTGTTGTAGTCCCCATCGACGACAGTGATCCTCCCGTCCAGACCCTCTTGTGCGTTCTTCATCCGGGCGTACGCATTCTCTTTCTCTGAAAGATTCAGCCCGAAGACCTTTTTGCAGTCAGTATTTTTGGCTATATACCGTGGAAGACCGCAAAACCCGCTTCCGACATCGAGGATGACCGTCTGTGGGGTTATGGAGAGCCTCCCCACCAGATTCTCGTTTGCCTTGATTGCTGCTTCAAAGAAGTCATCGGTCTCATCAAAGATACCGAGATGGTGGTTCTCTCCACCCCAGCATTCTTTATACATCTCGTGAATTGCGCCATCGTAGAACTGTTGGGTGACTTCGATATATTCTTCTGATGTCATCAGATACCTCCAAATTGATTCTATTCTCTTTGTCTCATCGGATCAGCCGGTGGAATGACCGGAAAAAAAGGGGTTAGTTATCTCCAATCCATCCATGGACTGTTGCCTGGTTGGCATTGATCCATGCCTGAGCGGCTTCCTCTGCCGGAGTTCCGGATTCGATATCGGTCATGACAGATGCGATATCATCAGCGGTCCA
This DNA window, taken from Methanocalculus alkaliphilus, encodes the following:
- a CDS encoding adenosylhomocysteinase; its protein translation is MHTGEEKIRWAEQYMPVLREIRERFIREQPLKGIVIGMALHVEAKTAVLTRTLAAGGAEVHITGCNPLSTQDDVAEALNDGNIHCYAKRACSHEEYYAAIDKVLDARPSITIDDGMDLIHHIHTGRRDILPGVLGGCEETTTGIHRLKSMAGEGKLEFPVVAVNDTPMKHFFDNVHGTGESALTAIMATTNNLIAGKHLVVAGYGYCGRGLATKARALGARVIVTEIDPRRALQAHFDGFDVMTIREAAPIGELFVTTTGNVGILKEPEFALMRDGAILCNAGHFNVEIDVAWLDANADEIGRRDGIDSYTFGDRKIHVLAEGRLVNLAVPKGMGHPIEVMDLSFAVQALSTEYMVKHGKSLAPGVHDVPTAMDEEIARIKLASLGCTIDTLTPEQEEYMASWNVGT
- a CDS encoding class I SAM-dependent methyltransferase, yielding MTSEEYIEVTQQFYDGAIHEMYKECWGGENHHLGIFDETDDFFEAAIKANENLVGRLSITPQTVILDVGSGFCGLPRYIAKNTDCKKVFGLNLSEKENAYARMKNAQEGLDGRITVVDGDYNNMPFADDEFDILVSQDAMLHSPDKGKLVRECARVLKPGGTFVFSDILEMETLSREEAERVYARVRTSNIATHDLYKEKLREAGFEILEIQDLGSGNLARSYQEVHDIVERKRDTLINEKGAPAGIIDAALEGLRFWVEKGYEKKIGWALFVARLRKE